The sequence below is a genomic window from Candidatus Dormiibacterota bacterium.
GTGGTGTAGGCGCTGTCCGGCTGGGCCGTGAACCCGGGGCCGAGGAGCACCTTGCCGGGGTCGGCGACGGTGCTCAGGTCGATGGCGGCGAGGGCCGCGGACAGCTTCTTCGTGAAGGAGGCGGGCAGGTCGCCGCGGACGCAGATCGGGTCCTGGGGGATGGGATCGGACTGCCACAGGGTGACGTAGTCCGCCGGCTTGTACTCACCGGACGCGGTCGCCGACGTGATCGTGTTGCTGTTGAGCTCACCGGCGTCCACCTTCCTGTTGCGGATCGCCTCGAAGGCCGCGGTGTGGCTGCCCGCGTAGAGCGCCTGCACGCCGGTGTCGGGGTCGATGCCGGACTTCTTCAGCGCGTAGGCGGGGAACAGGTGGCCCGAGGTCGACGCCACGTCGCTGTAGGCGAAGCTGTGGCCGGCGACGTCGGCGAGCCTGGCGATGCCCGACCCCTGGGGGCTCACGATGCTGGCGGTGTAGGTGGCCGGCCCGCCGCTCCTGTCGGTGTAGGTGGCCACCGCCTGCGCCCTCGCCACCTGGTGGGCGAGCACGTAGCCGAGCGGGCCGAACTCGCCGATCTCCAGCTTGCCGTTGCGCATCGCCTCGATCTCGGCGGTGTAGTTGGTGGCCACGGTCAGCTCGACGGTGCAGCCCAGCTTCGTCCCCAGCTGCTGGGCCACCGACTGGAGCACGGGGAGCAGCTTGGCGGCGTCGTCGTAGGGCTCGACGCCCATCCGCACGGTGCCGTTGTTGGGACAGGTGAACCCGGCGGCGGTGGCCGCCGTGCCGGTGGTCGGGGTCGACCCTCCGCAGCCGGCGAGCGCGAGGATCGCCAGCGCCGGCGCGGCGGTGAGCCCGCGCCGCAGCGCCGGGGTCGGTCGGAGGTGCTCTCGTCTCGAATCCATCGCCCCTCTCTCCACGCCACCGTCGCCCGCAATCACCACGAGCGCACCGCGACGCCATCTTGTCTAGATGATCGCCATGGGAGCACACCGGCGGGGCGCAGCGGGATTGCAGACGATGCGGAGGCGGTTAAGGCATGGAAAAGCGTGAGACTCGCGCCGGCCGCGGTCAGCCGGACTGGCCGGTCTCGCCGACCCGGTGGATGCGCAGCAGGTTGGTGGACCCGCTCTCGCCGGTCAGGGTGCCGGCGACGATGACGACGAGGTCGTCGGGGGCGCAGCGGCCGAGGTCGAGCATCGCCCGCTCGACCTGCAGCACCATCTCGTCGGTGTGGCCGGCGAGCGGCACCACGAAGGTCTCGACCCCCCAGGTCAGCGCCAGCTGGCTGCGCACCGCGGCGTGGGGGGTGAACACCAGGATGGGGATGTGGCAGCGGTGGCGGGAGAGCCGACGCGCTGACATGCCGGTCTCGGTGAAGGCGACCAGCGCCTGGGCGTCGACCGACAGCGCGACCTCCGGGGCCGCCGCGGCGATCGCCTCGGCGGGGGTGGTCGAGGCGGGTGAGGGCAGCGTGGCCAGCCCCGCCCGCTCGGTGGCGACGATGATCCGGGCCATGGTGTTCACGGTCTCCACCGGGTAGGCGCCCACGCTGGTCTCACCGGAGAGCATCAGGGCGTCGGCGCCGTCGAGCACCGCGTTGGCGACGTCCGAGACCTCGGCGCGGGTGGGCCGGGGATCGTGGGTCATCGACTCCAGCATCTGGGTGGCGACGATCACCGGCTTGCAGCTCTCCCGGGCCAGGCGCACGGCGCGCTTCTGGATCAGGGGCAGCTGTTCGAGGGGCATCTCCACCCCGAGGTCGCCGCGCGCCACCATCAGGCCGTCGAAGGCGGCGACGATGTCCGCCAGCCGGTCGACGGCCTCCTCGCGCTCCAGCTTGGCGATCACCGGCACCCGCCGGCCACAGGCGTCCATGACCTGGTGGACCGCCTCGATGTCCTCGGGGCGGCGCACGAAGGAGAGGGCCACCAGGTCGACGCCCATCGCCAGCGCGAAGCGCAGGTCCTCGGTGTCCTTGTCCGACAGGGTGGGCACGCTCATCCGCACCCCGGGCAGGGTCAGGCCCTTGTGGTCGGAGACCACGCCGCCGTCGACCACGGTGCAGAGCACGTCGTTGCCGCTGGAGCCGAGCGCGCGCAGGCGGATCCGCCCGTCGTCGATGAGCAGGGTGTCGCCGGCGGTGACGTCGTGGGGCAGCGCCGCGTAGCTGGTGGTCGCCCGGTGGCTCGAGCCCGCGAGCACGTCCCCGGGGTCGTGGCCGGTCTCGGCGGTGACGGTGAAGAGGGCGCCGCGCTCGAGGAGCGCCGTCCCCCCCTCGAAGCTGCCCAGCCGCACCTTCGGCCCCTGGAGGTCGGCGAGCACGCCGACGGCGCGGCGGCGGGCGTCCGCGGCCTCCCGGACCAGGCGGTAGGTGGCGAGGTGCTGCTCGCGGGTCCCGTGGGAGAAGTTCAGGCGGGCGACGTCCATGCCGGCGTCGATCAGCGCACCGATGGTCTCGGGGGTCTGGCTGGCGGGGCCGAGGGTGCACACGATCTTGGCTCGCCGCGCCCTGAAGGTCCCCCTGCGTTCGCCGGGGTGCGGCGAGTCGAGAAAGGATTCGAGAAGAGCGTCCATCGACGGTACCTCCGGGGGTGCAGATCGGGCACCGCGTCGTCCGCGGCCGCTGCTCACACCCGATGCTGGGCGGAGGGGCCGGCAGGGCTGCCGGCGGTGCCACCGCCATCGGCGCGTCGTTCTCCATGCTACGCGCCCCCGGAAGGCCACCGCGTTGTTCGGCCCGCAACAAGTCGCGATCGTCCGGTTATGGCACCGGAGGCCGGTTCGCGTCAGCCCGTGTCACCCCGGTTCAGCCGTCGAAGTCGAGGGTGACCGCCGGGCTGGCCGGGTGCGACTGGCAGGCGAGCACGAACCCGGCCTCGACCTCGTCGGGTTCGAGGGCGTGGTTGCGGTCCATCGTCACCGCGCCGCTCAGCACCCGCGCCCGGCAGGTGCCGCAGACCCCGTCCTTGCAGGCATAGGGTGCGTCGCTCCGCACCCGCAGCACGGCATCGAGGATCGGCTCGGCGCCGGCGCCGAGCTCGAAGCTGGAGCTGCGGCCGTCGAGGACCACGGTGACCCGGCTGCCGCCCCCGGCGGGCCCGGCGGGCACCGCGCGACCGGGGGCGGCGCGGTCGGCGCCGGCGTGGAACAGCTCGGAGTGGAGCCGCGACCCCTCCACCCCGCGCCCGAGCAGGGTGGCGCGCGCCTCCTCGATCATCGCCCGCGGACCGCAGAGGAACCACTCGTCACCGCCGCCGGGGAGCAGCACGTCGAGCAGACGGCCCAGCCGTTCGCCGTCCAGCCGGCCGTTCAGCAGCTCCGCCTCCTGCTCCTCGCGGGAGAGCACGTTGACCAGCTGGAAGCGCTCGCAGAACCGGTTCTTGAGGTCGAAGAGCTCCTCCAGGAACATGATCCCGGCGGTGGTGCGGTTGCCGTACAGGAGGGTGACCCGGCTGCGCGGCTCGACCGCCAGGGTGGTGGCGACGATCGAGAGCACCGGGGTGATGCCGCTGCCCACGGCGACGGCGACGTGCTGCCGGGCCCGGCCAGGGTCGAGCGGGGCGTGGAACCGCCCGGTCGGGGTCATCACCTCGAGGGTGTCGCCGGCGCGGAGCCGGGTGTGCGCGTACCCGGAGAACACCCCGCCGTCGAGACGCTTCACGGCGATGCGCAGCACCCCCGAGCCCGCCGGGGTGCAGATCGAGTAGTTGCGCCGCGCCTCGTCGCCGGCGACCGGGCAGCGCACCGAGACGTGCTGGCCCTGGGTGTGGCGGTAGGCCTCGCGGAGCCGCCCCGGCACCTCGAAGGTGATGGTGACGGAGTCGTCGGTGAGCGGCTCGACGGCGGCCACCCGCAGCTCGTGGAGGACGGCGTGGCGCGGTGCCGCGGGCGCCGCCCCGGGCGCCGTGCTCACCGGTGGGCCCTGAGGTGGGGGAAGGGCTCGCGGCAGGCGTGGCAGCGGCGCAGCGCCTGGCAGGGGCTGGCGGCGAACCGGCTGAGCGGCTCGGTGTGCGCCGACCCGCACTGCGGGCAGGGCACGTCCGGATCGACGGCGGTCCCCGGGGGTGGGGGAGGGGCGATGCCCTCGGCGGCGAGCCGCGACCGGCCCCGGTCGGTGATCAGGTCGGTGGTCCAGGCGGGGGAGAGCACGGTGCGCACCTCCACCTCGGCGTGGCCGTGCTCGCGCAGCCGGGACTCGACGTCCTCACGGATCGCCGCCAGCGCCGGGCAGCCGGAGTAGGTGGGGGTGATCTCGACCACCACGACGCCGCCGTCGAGGCGCACCCCGCGGAGGATGCCGAGGTCCTCGATGGTGAGCGCGGGGATCTCCGGGTCGGCGACGTCCGCGACCAGGGCGCGCACCCGCGCGGTGGCGTCCACGGCTACCAGCGCGCCCCCGCGTGGGAGCGGTGGAGGTGCTGCATCTCCGCGAGCAGGCGGCCGAAGCACTCGGTGTGCAGGCCGCGCCGACCCCCGGTGGGTCCCCAGGAGCCCTCGGGCCGGGCCAGCGTCGCCTCGGCGAGCACCGCGTCCACCGCGCTGTCCCAGGCGGGCCGCAGCGACGCCGGGTCGGGTGCGAGGCCGGCGGCGGCGGCGCGGCCGGTCACCTCGTCGGTCTCGAAGAGCTCGGCGGTGTGGGGCCACATCCGGTCCAGCGCCGACTGCATCCGCCGGTGGCTCTCCTCGGTGCCGTCGCCGAGGCGCACCGTCCAGCCGGCGGCGTGGTCGCGGTGGTAGTCGACCTCCAGCACGGCCTTCGCCGCCACCGCGGCCAGGGTGGGGTCGGTGGAGCCGAGCAGGCCCTCGAGCAGGCCGAGCTGGTACGTGGAGTAGAGCAGCTGGCGGGCGATCGTGACCGCGAAGTCGCCGTTCTCCTGCTCCACCAGCAGGCAGTTGACGAACTCCCGCTCGTCGCGGAGGTAGGCGAGGTCGTCCTCGTCGCGGCCGCGACCCTCGAGCTCGCCCGCGTGGGTGAGCAGCATCCGCGCCTGGCCGAGCAGGTCGAGCGCGATGTTGGTGAGGGCGACGTCCTCCTCGAGCTCGGGGGCGAGCGAGGCCCACTCGGCGAGGCGGTGGGAGAGGATCAGCCCGTCGTCGCCGAGCCGGAGCGCGCACGCCGCCCGGAGGTCGGCCTCGGTCACAGGTTCCTCACCTCGTCGGGGATGTCGTAGAAGGTGGGGTGGCGGTACACCTTGTCGGCGGCGGGCGCGAAGAACGGGTCCTTCTCGTCGGGGGACGAGGCGGTGACCGCGTTCGCGGGCACCACCCAGATGCTGCAGCCCTCGCCGCGGCGGGTGTAGACGTCGCGGGCGTTGCGCAGCGCCATCTCCGCGTCGGCGGCGTGGAGGCTGCCGGCGTGGGTGTGGGAGAGGCCGCGCCGGCTGCGCACGAACACCTCCCACAGCGGCCAGCCGCGCTCCTCGGTCATTCCGCGGACCCCCGCGCGCGGCGGCGCCGCTGCTTCTCGGCGTGGACGAGCGCCGCCTCGCGCACCCAGCGTCCCTCCTCGTGGGCGGCGACGCGGTGGGCGATGCGCTGGCGGTTGCAGGGCCCGTCGCCGCGGACCACGGCGCGGAACTCGTCCCAGTCGATGGCGCCGATGTCGTGGTGGCCGCGCTCCGGGTTCCAGCGCAGCTCCGGGTCGGGGAGGCTGAGCCCGAGTACCACAGCCTGGGGCACGCAGATGTCGACGAAGCGCTGACGCAGCTCGTCGTTGGAGTGGCGCTTGATCCGCCACGCCATCGACTGTGCGCCGTGCGCGGAGTCGCCGTCGGGGGGCCCGAACATCATCAGCGTCGGCCACCACCAGCGGTTCACCGCGTCCTGGGCCATGGCGTGCTGTGCGGCGGTGCCGTGGGCGAGGGTGTGGAGCAGCTCGAAGCCCTGGCGCTGGTGGAACGACTCCTCCTTGCAGATCCGGGTCATCGCCCGCGCGTAGGGACCGTAGGAGCAGCGGCAGAGCGGGATCTGGTTGGTGATGGCGGCGCCGTCGACCAGCCAGCCGATGGCGCCGACGTCGGCCCAGGTGAGGGTCGGGTAGTTGAAGATCGTCGAGTACTTCTGACGGCCGCGGTGGAGCAGGTCGAGCAGCTGCTGGCGGCTCACCCCGAGGGTCTCGGCGGCGGCGTAGAGGTAGAGGCCGTGGCCGGCCTCGTCCTGCACCTTCGCCATCAGGATCGCCTTGCGGCGCAGCGACGGCGCCCGGGTGATCCAGTTGCCCTCGGGCTGCATCCCGATGATCTCGGAGTGGGCGTGCTGGGCGATCTGGCGGACCAGGCTGGCGCGGTAGGCGTCGGGCATCCAGTCGCGGGGCTCGACCCGCTGATCGGCCTCGATGGTGCGCTGGAAGTGCTCCTCGAGGGCCCCGGTGGCCGTCGCGTCCATCAGATCCCGCTCGCCCCCGTCCGAACGTTCGGTCGTGTACTATCGAGTGTACCGGAGGGGCTCCAAACCGTGTCAAGGCTACTCGCGCAGGCGCCTCCGAGTCCGCACAATCAACGGGTCAGGCGATCAGGGGAAGAACCATGAGCGCACGCGGAGCGCCGGGGGCCGGCGCCGCCTCCGCCGCCGCGCCGCGCCAACGCTCCGGCGAGCGCGTCGCCTACACGCCCCAGAGCCTCCTCGCCGTGGCCGTCGAGGCCTTCAACCAGCGCGGCTACGATGGCACCAGCATGGAGGACCTGGCCCATGCCACCGGCATCACCAAGTCCTCGATCTACCACCACGTGCGCAGCAAGGAGGAGCTGCTGCGGCTGGCGGTGAGCCGTGCCCTCGACCGGCTCTTCGCGATGCTCGAGCAGCCCGAGGCCTGCACCGGCCGCTCCATCGACCGGCTCGAGCACATGGTGCGCTCCTCGGTGCAGGTGCTCGTCGACGAGCTTCCCTACGTCACCCTGCTGCTGCGGGTGCGGGGCAACACCGACGCCGAGCAGTGGGCGTTGCAGCGCCGCCGCGAGTTCGACCGCAGGGTGTCGGAGATGGTCCGCAGCGCCGTCGAGGACGGCGACCTCCGCGACGACGTCGACCCCCGCCTGACCACGCGACTGCTGTTCGGCATGATCAACTCGGTGGTGGAGTGGTACGAGCCCTCGGGCACCGGCTCGGCCACCGAGCTCGCCGACGCGGTGATGCGGCTCGCCTTCGACGGCCTGCGGCGCCGCGACCCCGCGACGTGAGCGCCGCCGACGAGCTCGCCCGGAGCTGCGCCGACGCCATCCTGGCCCGCGACACGTTCGCCCGCCAGCTCGGCGTCGAGATCCTCGAGGTCGGCACCGGGCACGCGGTGGCGCGGCTGCGCACCGGCGACGGCATGGTCAACGGGATCGGCACCGTCCACGGCGCGGTGGTCTTCGCCCTCGCCGACATCGCCTACGCGATCGCCTGCAACAGCCACGGGATGGCCACGGTGTCGCGCAGCGCCGAGGTGATCCACACCGCCCCCGCCCACCCCGGCGACGTGCTGCTGGCGACCGCCGCCGAGCGCACCCGGATCGGCCGCAACGGTGTCTACGACGTCACCGTGCGGCGCGAGGACGGCGCCGTGGTCGCCGAGTTCCGCGGCCAGAGCCGGTCGCTGGGCGGTGCCCTGGTCACCGACCCGGAGAACGGCGCCGCCTGAGCCCCGGCTCAGGCGGAGCGGCGGCGCCGGGCCGGCGGTGAGGCCGCCTCGCCGGGGGGGTCGGCGATCGGCGCCGCCCGCCGGCGGGGGGCGCGGGGACGGGCCCGGGCGGTCTCGGAGCGGCGGCCGGTGAGGGCCACGGGCACCTCCTCGGTGAGCACCCCGTCGCTGATCCGCACCACCCGTGCCGCCACCGCGGCGATCTCGGGGTCGTGGGTGATGAGCACGATCGTCCGGCCGTCGCCGTGGAGCTGGTTGAGGATGGCGAGGATCTCGGCGGTCGAGGTGGTGTCGAGGTTGCCGGTGGGCTCGTCGGCGAGGATCAGCTCGGGGTCGGTGACCAGGGCGCGGGCGATGGCGACGCGCTGCTGCTGGCCGCCGGAGAGCTCGTTCGGGGTGTGGTCGACGCGGTGGTCGAGGCCCACCATCGAGAGCGCGGCCAGCGCCTTCTCGCGCCTCCCCCGGGCGCGGCGGTAGAGCAGCGGCAGCTCGACGTTGCGCCAGGCGCTGAGCTTCTTCAGCAGGTGGAACTGCTGGAACACGAACCCGATGCGCAGGTTGCGGATCCGCGCCAGCTGGTCGTCGCTGAGGCGCATCACGTCGTCGCCGGCGAACAGGTAGCGTCCCGTGCTGGGCACGTCGAGGCATCCGAGGATGTTCATCAGCGTCGACTTGCCGGAGCCGGACGGTCCGATGATGGCGACGAAGTCACCACGGTTGACCTCCAGCGACACCGAGCGCAGCGCCTGCACCATGGTCTCGCCGGCGCCGTAGTTCTTGGAGACGTTCTCCAGGGTGAGGACGGCGGGGCCGCCGCTCACCGAGCACCCGTGGGATCGAGAGCCACCGCCATCCCTCCACCGTCCCTCTCCTTGCCGCCGCCAGTCGAGCATCGGGGCTGCGGTTCAAGAGCGGCGTAAGACCCGGGTAAGAGGTTGGCAAGAGACGGTATCAGCCTCCGGCGTTCTCGCCGCCTGAGGGGAGCCGCAGCGCCAGCAGGGCGCCGAGGGCGGCGAGCGCCGCGGTGACCATCACGGTGTGGAGCAGGGTGCCGCCGGGGAGGGGGAGGAGGACGTCGCCGTGGAGGAGCACCAGCCGCTGCGGCAGAGTCCCCGCGGCCGCCTGCGACCCCGGCGACCACGCCGGCACCGCCAGCGCCGACCCGAGCACCGCGGTTCCCGCGGCGGCGGGGATCAGCACCGAGACGGCGGCGACCCCGGCGGCCCGCCCCACCCGCGCCGACGGGGCGATCGCCGCCGCCACCAGGGGGGCCAGGGCGATGCCGAGGGCGGCGGCGCGCAGCGACGACCAGAGCAGCAGCCGCGCCACCCCGGAGGGGGGCACGCCGTGGAGCATGTAGGTGGCGACGGCGACGGCGAGCAGGCCCCCGGCCACCGGCCAGCGCGCCCCCAGCCGGTCCCGGAGCGGCATCGCCGCCGCCATCGACCCGGCGGCGAGCGCCGCGGGCAGCAGCAGCGCCATCCCCACCTGCAGACCGCCGGTCGCGCCCGCGCCCTGGAGCAGCAGGGGCACGTCGACGAGCCCGCCGAAGAGCTCGGCCACCGCCACCGCGAGCAGCGGCAGGACGAGCAGCACCTCGGCGGACCCCAGCCGTCGGAGGTCGACGAGCGGCTCGGGCACGGAGAGCTCGACCACCGCGAGGAGGAGGACGCTGACCAGGCTCACGGCGAGCAGGCCGAGCACCGGGTACGAGCCCCAGCCCCACGCGGCGCCCTGGAGCAGGGCCAGGAGCAGCGCCCCCAGCGCCAGCGCCGCGGTGGCCATCCCCGCGGGGTCGGGCCGGGCGCCAGGCTCGCCGGGGGCCCGGGGCAGCGACAGCCGGGCGCAGGCCAGCGTCGCGACTCCGAGCGGGAGCATCAGCAGGGGCGGGATCCGCCACTCCAGGTGGCCGGCCAGCCAGGCGCCGAGGGCGGGGGAGAGGGCGGGCGCCAGCAGCAGCCCCCCGCCGAGCGGGCCGGCCACCCAGCCGGTCCGGGGCCGGACCCGGCAGAGCAGCGCCACCGCCGCCGGCAGCAGCAGGCCGGCGGCCGCTCCCTGGACGGCCCGGAGGCCGAGGAGCACGCCGAGGTTCCAGGAGAGGCCGGCGAGCGCCGAGGCGGCGACCAGCGCGGCGACCGACCAGCGCAGCAGCCGGGCGGCGCCGATGCGGTCGCCCAGCCCGGCGGCGACCGGCACCGCCATCCCCATCGCCACCAGGTACAGGGTGACGGTGAGCCTGGCGTCGGGCGCGGAGGCGCCGAGGGAGGCGTGGAGCGACGGGATCGCCGCACCCGGCAGGGTGGCGCCGAGCAGGGCGAGGGTCGCCGCGGCGGTCAGCACGGCGGTGGCGAGCCCGGGTCGGGTCGTGGTCGGGGGCGGGGCCGAGGGCCGGGTCATCGCCGCCGCACGGCGCCGGGGCGCGGCCGCGGGCCGGGTCGCCGGCTTCGGCGCCACCGGCCGGGCCTTCGGCGTCGCCGCCGCCGGGCGCGGCCTCGCCGCGGTGGCGGTGGCGGTGGTGCCCCCTGCCGGACGGCGTGCAGGCCGTCCGGCGGGGGGCGGTGCCGGCAGCTGTTCCCCCGCGGATGCCGCCAGCGAGGCGGGCAGCTCCGCGAACGCCTCGACGGCGAGCGCGCGGGTGCGCGCTGTCCCCTCACCCGTCACCTCCGGCCGCCGGGCCCGGGGCCGCTCCGTCCGTCCTTCAGGCCTCGCCATCGTGGAGTACAACGGGCTGGTGCCGACGTTCTTGTGGCCTCCGTGGTGATCGAGGCCTTCGACCGCAGGATCCGGGCCTACGTCACCCGGGACGAGGGTGGCCCCGGCTTCGCGGCCCCGGCGGCGGCGATGGCGGCGAGGCTGGGCCTGCACCCGCTACGCTGATCCCATGCCGGTGATCCGCAACTGCGACAACTGCGGGCGGCCGTTCCCGATCTACCGCCTCGCCGGCGTGCTGCTCGACGGCCGCATCCAGGAGCTCTGCCCGCGCTGCTGCTCGACCGAGCACGCGCGCCTCGAGCAGCCCTACGCGCCGCGAACCGATCAGGGCGCCATCCAGCCGAGCACCAGCCGCGACGTCTGGTAGGCGGCGGGTGGCGCCGACCGACTTCGCCGCGCGGCTGCGCGAGGCGTGCGAGCGCAGCGGCTCGCTGCTCTGCGTCGGCCTCGACCCGACCGGCTGCGCCACCGCAGCGGAGGCGGAGCGTCTCTGCGCGGAGCTCCTCGAGGCGACCCTCGACCAGGTCTGCGCGGTCAAGCCCAACGCCGCCTTCTTCGAGCAGCACGGGGCCGCCGGCTGGCGGGTGCTGGAGGGGCTGCGCGCCCGGGTCCCGGCCGACCGCATGCTCATCGTCGACGGCAAGCGCGGCGACATCGGCAGCACCGCGGAGGCCTACGCCCGCGCCCTCTTCGACGGTCTCGGCGCCGATGCGGTCACCGTCAACCCGCTGATGGGGGAGGACGCGGTCCGTCCCTTCCTGGAGCGGCCCGGGCGGGGTGCGTTCCTGCTGGCGCGCACCAGCAACCCCGGCGCCACCGACCTGCTCGAGCGCCGCCTCGACGACGGCACCCCGGTGTTCGCCCACCTCGCCACCCTGGCGATGCGCTGGGACCCGGGCGGCGCGGTCGGGCTGGTGGTGGGGGCGACCGCTCCCGACGCGGTGGCGGCGCTGCGCCGGCTGGCGCCGTCGGCGCCGCTGCTGCTCCCCGGGGTGGGCGCCCAGGGCGGCGCCGTCGAGGCGGCGGTCGCCGCCGGGCTCGACGCCGCGGGCGGCGGCGTGGTGGTCAGCGTCAGCCGCGGCATCGCCGCCGCGCCCGAGGGACCGGCGGCGGCGGCGCGGCACTGGCGGGAGCGGATCGAGACCGCCCGCGAGGGTGCCCGGGCCGGGCGCTGACCGCGCCCCGGATGTCTAGACTGCCGGGGGGGAACGGCGCGCCGGCGCCCGGAGGAGAAGGATTGCCCACCGCCACCATCGAGGTGAGCGGGCACATCATCGACTCGATGATGCTCCCGCGCATCTTCGACGTGGTCATGGACCTCGGCGGGTCCTTCAAGGTCGACGAGTTCCGGGTCGGCCAGAACCCCGACGAGCGCAGCTTCGCGCGCATCACCCTGAGCCACGACGACGCCCGCGGCCTGCGCGCCATCGTCGCCGCCTGCCAGCAGCAGGGGGCGGTGCGGGTCGACGGCGCCGCCGCGCGCACCGAGCCCGCCCCCCGTGACGGCGTCCTCCCCGACACCTTCTACTCGACCAGCAACCAGCCCACCGCGGTGCGCGTCGCCGAGGCCTGGCTGGAGGTCGAGGACATCGAGATGGACTGCGGGGTCGTGGTCGACGGCGGCCGGGCCCGCTGCGTCGCGGTCACCGAGGTCCGCGCCGGCGACCGCATCGTGGTCGGCCACGACGGCATCAAGGTGTCGCCGGTGGAGCGCTCGCGCAGCAGGGAGATCTTCGGCTTCATGACCAGCTCGGTCTCCGCCGAGAAGCCGAAGCACCTGATCATCCGCGAGCTGGCGAACACGATGCGCGAGATCCGCGCCCGCGACGGCCGCATCTGCATGGTGGCGGGGCCGGCGGTGATCCACACCGGGGCGGGCGTGCACCTCAGCCGGCTGATCGCCTCCGGATGGATCGACGTGCTGTTCGCCGGCAACGCGCTCGCCGCCCACGACATCGAGTCGCAGTTCTTCGGCACCTCGCTCGGCATCAACCTCCGCGACGGCCTCCCCGTCGAGTCCGGCCACGAGCACCACATCCGCGCCATCAACCGCATCCGCGGGGCGGGCGGGATCCGCGAGGCGGTGGCCACCGGCATGATCCGCGGCGGGGTGATGTTCGAGGCCTTCCGCCGCGGCATCACCGTGGTGCTGGCCGGCTCGGTGCGCGACGACGGCCCCCTCCCCGAGGTGGTCGTCGACATGATCGAGGCGCAGCGGCGGATGCGCCAGGGACTGCGCGGGGTCGAGCTGTGCATCATGTGCGCGTCGATGCTCCACGCCATCGCCACCGGCAACATGCTGCCGGCCGCGACCAGGACGGTGTGCGTCGACATCAACCCCTCGGTGGTGACCAAGCTCGCCGACCGCGGCTCCTCCCAGACCCTGGGCCTGGTCACCGACGTCGAGTCCTTCCTGCGAGAGCTCTCGGAGTGCCTGGCATGAGCCTGCCCGTCCCCGTCGCCATCCTCAGCGACGACACCTCCGACCAGCACGACGCGCCCGGACACCCCGAGTCGGCGCAGCGCCTCCACGCCATCGTCGACCACCTCGCCGCCGACCCGCAGCTGCGCGACCTGCCGGCGATCCCGGTGCACGAGGCCGACGCCGTGCTGGTGCTCGGCGCCCACGGCGACGCCCACCTCCGCCGCATCGAGCGCGCCGCCCGCGGCGGCGGCGCCTGGATCGACCCGGACACCTACTGCACCGACCGCTCCTACGACGTGGCGCTGCGCGCCGCCGGCGCCGCCTCCGAGGGCGTGGCCGCGGTCTGCACCGGGTCGGCGCGGAGCGCGTTCGCGATCGTGCGCCCGCCCGGCCACCACGCCACCCGCGACCGCGCCATGGGGTTCTGCCTCTTCAACAATGCCGCCATCGCCGCCCGGGCGGCGCAGAGCCGTCACGGCCTCGGCCGGGTCGCGATCGTGGACATCGACGTGCACCACGGGAACGGCACCCAGGACGTGTTCTACGACGACCCCTCGGTGCTCTACTGCTCGCTCCACCAGTGGCCCCTGTACCCGGGGACGGGACGCCGCTCCGAGACCGGCGAGGGCGCCGGCGCCGGCGCCACCGTCAACGTGCCGCTGCCGGCGGGGACGACCGGCGAGCGGT
It includes:
- a CDS encoding TetR/AcrR family transcriptional regulator, whose translation is MSARGAPGAGAASAAAPRQRSGERVAYTPQSLLAVAVEAFNQRGYDGTSMEDLAHATGITKSSIYHHVRSKEELLRLAVSRALDRLFAMLEQPEACTGRSIDRLEHMVRSSVQVLVDELPYVTLLLRVRGNTDAEQWALQRRREFDRRVSEMVRSAVEDGDLRDDVDPRLTTRLLFGMINSVVEWYEPSGTGSATELADAVMRLAFDGLRRRDPAT
- a CDS encoding hotdog fold thioesterase, with translation MSAADELARSCADAILARDTFARQLGVEILEVGTGHAVARLRTGDGMVNGIGTVHGAVVFALADIAYAIACNSHGMATVSRSAEVIHTAPAHPGDVLLATAAERTRIGRNGVYDVTVRREDGAVVAEFRGQSRSLGGALVTDPENGAA
- a CDS encoding ABC transporter ATP-binding protein, which encodes MVQALRSVSLEVNRGDFVAIIGPSGSGKSTLMNILGCLDVPSTGRYLFAGDDVMRLSDDQLARIRNLRIGFVFQQFHLLKKLSAWRNVELPLLYRRARGRREKALAALSMVGLDHRVDHTPNELSGGQQQRVAIARALVTDPELILADEPTGNLDTTSTAEILAILNQLHGDGRTIVLITHDPEIAAVAARVVRISDGVLTEEVPVALTGRRSETARARPRAPRRRAAPIADPPGEAASPPARRRRSA
- a CDS encoding MFS transporter; protein product: MTGEGTARTRALAVEAFAELPASLAASAGEQLPAPPPAGRPARRPAGGTTATATAARPRPAAATPKARPVAPKPATRPAAAPRRRAAAMTRPSAPPPTTTRPGLATAVLTAAATLALLGATLPGAAIPSLHASLGASAPDARLTVTLYLVAMGMAVPVAAGLGDRIGAARLLRWSVAALVAASALAGLSWNLGVLLGLRAVQGAAAGLLLPAAVALLCRVRPRTGWVAGPLGGGLLLAPALSPALGAWLAGHLEWRIPPLLMLPLGVATLACARLSLPRAPGEPGARPDPAGMATAALALGALLLALLQGAAWGWGSYPVLGLLAVSLVSVLLLAVVELSVPEPLVDLRRLGSAEVLLVLPLLAVAVAELFGGLVDVPLLLQGAGATGGLQVGMALLLPAALAAGSMAAAMPLRDRLGARWPVAGGLLAVAVATYMLHGVPPSGVARLLLWSSLRAAALGIALAPLVAAAIAPSARVGRAAGVAAVSVLIPAAAGTAVLGSALAVPAWSPGSQAAAGTLPQRLVLLHGDVLLPLPGGTLLHTVMVTAALAALGALLALRLPSGGENAGG
- the pyrF gene encoding orotidine-5'-phosphate decarboxylase, with the protein product MAPTDFAARLREACERSGSLLCVGLDPTGCATAAEAERLCAELLEATLDQVCAVKPNAAFFEQHGAAGWRVLEGLRARVPADRMLIVDGKRGDIGSTAEAYARALFDGLGADAVTVNPLMGEDAVRPFLERPGRGAFLLARTSNPGATDLLERRLDDGTPVFAHLATLAMRWDPGGAVGLVVGATAPDAVAALRRLAPSAPLLLPGVGAQGGAVEAAVAAGLDAAGGGVVVSVSRGIAAAPEGPAAAARHWRERIETAREGARAGR
- a CDS encoding TIGR00300 family protein yields the protein MPTATIEVSGHIIDSMMLPRIFDVVMDLGGSFKVDEFRVGQNPDERSFARITLSHDDARGLRAIVAACQQQGAVRVDGAAARTEPAPRDGVLPDTFYSTSNQPTAVRVAEAWLEVEDIEMDCGVVVDGGRARCVAVTEVRAGDRIVVGHDGIKVSPVERSRSREIFGFMTSSVSAEKPKHLIIRELANTMREIRARDGRICMVAGPAVIHTGAGVHLSRLIASGWIDVLFAGNALAAHDIESQFFGTSLGINLRDGLPVESGHEHHIRAINRIRGAGGIREAVATGMIRGGVMFEAFRRGITVVLAGSVRDDGPLPEVVVDMIEAQRRMRQGLRGVELCIMCASMLHAIATGNMLPAATRTVCVDINPSVVTKLADRGSSQTLGLVTDVESFLRELSECLA
- a CDS encoding histone deacetylase, with protein sequence MSLPVPVAILSDDTSDQHDAPGHPESAQRLHAIVDHLAADPQLRDLPAIPVHEADAVLVLGAHGDAHLRRIERAARGGGAWIDPDTYCTDRSYDVALRAAGAASEGVAAVCTGSARSAFAIVRPPGHHATRDRAMGFCLFNNAAIAARAAQSRHGLGRVAIVDIDVHHGNGTQDVFYDDPSVLYCSLHQWPLYPGTGRRSETGEGAGAGATVNVPLPAGTTGERWLAAFDEVVAPALRAHAPELIVVSAGYDGHRADPLASLRLDTDTYAEVARRLAGIAAETAGGRTVWVLEGGYDLDALSASVAASLRILQASG